The proteins below come from a single Mycobacterium parmense genomic window:
- a CDS encoding DEAD/DEAH box helicase has product MSVQPLARTDASVDDEGGAIAEAGGGPLRGWQRRALVKYLAGRPRDFLAVATPGSGKTTFALRVAGELLAQRAVDQITVVVPTEHLKVQWAQAAARQGIALDPRFSNGTAATSAEYHGVMVTYAQVAAHPTLHRVRTEQRRTLVVFDEIHHGGDAKTWGDAIREAFGDATRRLALTGTPFRSDDSPIPFVSYVAGADGVHRSQADHTYGYSEALADGVVRPVVFLAYSGEARWRDSAGEEHSARLGEPLSPEQTARAWRTALDPAGEWMPAVIAAADQRLRQKRAHVPDAGGMIIASDRTAARAYAALLTTLTGEAPTVVLSDDPGSSDRISEFAEGTSRWLVAVRMVSEGVDVPRLSVGIYATSASTPLFFAQAIGRFVRSRRPGETASIFVPSVPNLLQLASELEAQRNHVLGEPHRPDGDPLDGDPAVRTQTEKTEADNGFTSLGADAELDQVIFDGSSFGTATPAGSEEEADYLGIPGLLDADQMRALLHRRQDEQLQRRAQLQVPTADATPRSAPSVHGQLRELRRELNTLVSLAHHRTGKPHGWIHNELRRRCGGPPVAAASRDQIKARIDALRQLSSELA; this is encoded by the coding sequence ATGTCCGTGCAACCGCTCGCCCGCACGGACGCGTCCGTCGACGACGAGGGCGGCGCGATCGCCGAAGCCGGCGGCGGGCCGCTGCGAGGCTGGCAGCGCCGGGCGCTGGTGAAGTACCTGGCCGGCCGGCCGCGCGACTTTCTCGCCGTGGCCACCCCCGGCTCGGGCAAGACGACGTTCGCCCTGCGCGTGGCGGGCGAGCTGCTGGCCCAGCGCGCCGTCGACCAGATCACCGTCGTGGTGCCCACCGAACACCTCAAGGTGCAGTGGGCCCAGGCCGCGGCGCGGCAGGGCATCGCCCTGGACCCGAGGTTCTCCAACGGCACCGCAGCGACGTCGGCGGAGTACCACGGCGTGATGGTGACCTACGCGCAGGTCGCGGCGCACCCCACGCTGCACCGGGTACGCACCGAGCAGCGGCGGACCCTGGTCGTCTTCGACGAGATCCACCACGGCGGCGACGCCAAGACCTGGGGCGACGCGATCCGGGAGGCCTTCGGCGACGCGACCCGCCGGCTCGCGCTGACGGGTACGCCGTTCCGCAGCGACGACAGCCCCATCCCGTTCGTCAGCTATGTCGCGGGCGCCGACGGGGTGCACCGCTCGCAGGCCGACCACACCTATGGCTACTCCGAGGCCCTCGCCGACGGCGTGGTGCGGCCGGTGGTCTTCCTGGCCTACTCCGGGGAGGCGCGCTGGCGGGACAGCGCCGGCGAGGAGCACTCCGCGCGGCTGGGCGAGCCGCTGTCCCCCGAACAGACCGCGCGGGCGTGGCGGACCGCGCTGGATCCCGCCGGCGAGTGGATGCCCGCGGTGATCGCGGCCGCCGATCAGCGGCTGCGCCAGAAGCGGGCCCACGTGCCCGACGCCGGCGGCATGATCATCGCCTCCGACCGCACCGCGGCCCGCGCCTACGCAGCCCTGCTGACGACGCTCACCGGCGAGGCGCCGACCGTGGTGCTGTCCGACGATCCCGGGTCGTCGGATCGCATCAGCGAGTTCGCCGAGGGCACCAGCCGGTGGCTGGTCGCCGTCCGCATGGTCTCCGAGGGCGTCGACGTGCCGCGGCTGTCGGTCGGGATCTACGCCACCAGCGCCTCGACCCCACTGTTCTTCGCGCAGGCCATCGGCCGGTTCGTGCGGTCGCGCCGGCCGGGCGAGACGGCCAGCATCTTCGTGCCGTCGGTCCCCAACCTGCTGCAGCTGGCCAGCGAGCTGGAGGCGCAGCGCAACCACGTGCTCGGGGAGCCGCACCGCCCGGACGGCGACCCCCTCGACGGCGACCCGGCCGTCAGGACGCAGACCGAGAAGACCGAGGCGGACAACGGGTTCACCTCGCTGGGCGCGGACGCCGAGCTCGACCAGGTCATCTTCGACGGGTCGTCGTTCGGCACCGCAACGCCCGCGGGCAGCGAGGAGGAGGCCGACTACCTGGGCATCCCCGGCCTGCTCGACGCCGACCAGATGCGCGCCCTGCTGCACCGCCGCCAGGACGAGCAACTGCAGAGGCGTGCCCAGCTGCAGGTGCCGACCGCCGACGCGACGCCCCGGTCGGCCCCGTCGGTGCACGGCCAGCTGCGCGAGCTGCGTCGCGAGCTCAACACTCTGGTGTCGCTGGCCCACCACCGCACCGGCAAGCCGCACGGCTGGATCCACAACGAACTGCGCCGACGCTGCGGGGGTCCGCCGGTGGCCGCCGCCTCCCGCGACCAGATCAAGGCGCGCATCGATGCCCTGCGCCAGCTCAGCTCCGAGCTGGCCTGA
- a CDS encoding [protein-PII] uridylyltransferase → MTQYPPGPSGASGPETKNVCGASDLAASRRRLLAEAGELDAAALRRAWLELHESWLTAKAAEIGVTEGSGFSIVGVGGLGRRELVPYSDLDLILLHDDKPAEVLGEVADRLWYPLWDANVRLDHSVRTVSGALGVANNDLIAALGMLDARHIAGDERLSTELIAGARRQWRSAIRSRMDELVEITHARWQRCGRIAQRAEPDLKSGKGGLRDVQLLDALGVAQLIDRHGMANPNLPEGSLDVAYLTLLDVRTELHRVSGRGREVLLAQFADEISAALQFGDRFDLARVLSGAARTIAYHAETGLRTAQNALPRRGIGALVRRPRRRPLDEGVVEYGGEIVLARDARPDTDPGLVLRVAAAAAGTGLPIGAGTLSRLAAVAPEMPTPWPREALDDLLVVLSAGPTTVSTIEALDRTGLWGRVLPEWNAIRDLAPRDVSHKYTVDRHTVETAVQAAPLTTNVARSDLLALGALLHDIGKGRGVDHCVLGADLVVPVAERLGLSPRDVDTLSAMVRHHLLLPVTATRSDLNDPEVIKGVSEALGGDPQLLELLHALAEADSKATGPGVWSDWKASLVADLVRRCRLVMAGEPLPQAEPTAPHYLSLAADHGVHVELTPGGSERVNVVMLAPDQRGLVSKAAAVLALNSLRIHSASANVHDDVAIVEFVASPLFGSPPEAGLLRLQFNGALNGDVDVMGALEKRDNDAVSAGTTRAGEVQVGVPVTRSVAPPRILWLESACAAQLILEVRATDRLGLLALLTRALERAGADIRWAKVNTFGSTAADVFSVTVPAGDDEQRAREAVEQHLLAVLGGPAVEVLEKPVQE, encoded by the coding sequence ATGACACAGTACCCGCCCGGCCCGTCCGGAGCGTCTGGACCGGAAACGAAAAATGTCTGCGGGGCAAGCGATTTGGCCGCTTCGCGGCGTCGTCTGCTGGCCGAGGCCGGTGAGCTGGACGCCGCCGCGCTGCGCCGGGCCTGGCTCGAGCTGCACGAATCCTGGCTCACCGCAAAGGCCGCCGAGATCGGCGTCACCGAAGGCAGCGGCTTCTCGATCGTCGGCGTCGGGGGACTGGGACGTCGCGAGCTGGTGCCCTACTCGGACCTGGACCTGATCCTGCTGCACGACGACAAGCCCGCCGAGGTGCTGGGCGAGGTCGCCGACCGGCTCTGGTATCCGTTGTGGGACGCCAACGTTCGGCTCGACCACAGCGTGCGGACCGTGTCGGGGGCGCTGGGGGTGGCCAACAACGACCTGATCGCGGCGCTCGGCATGCTGGACGCGCGCCACATCGCCGGCGACGAGCGGCTGTCGACGGAGCTGATCGCCGGCGCACGGCGCCAGTGGCGCAGCGCGATCCGCTCCCGCATGGACGAGCTTGTCGAGATCACCCACGCCCGCTGGCAGCGCTGCGGCCGGATCGCGCAGCGCGCCGAGCCCGACCTCAAATCCGGCAAGGGCGGCCTGCGCGACGTGCAGCTGCTGGACGCGCTGGGGGTCGCCCAGCTCATCGACCGCCACGGCATGGCCAACCCGAACCTGCCGGAGGGATCCCTGGACGTCGCCTACCTGACGCTGCTCGACGTGCGCACCGAACTGCACCGGGTGTCGGGCCGCGGACGCGAGGTGCTCCTGGCGCAGTTCGCGGACGAGATCAGCGCCGCCCTGCAGTTCGGGGACAGGTTCGATCTGGCGCGCGTGCTGTCCGGCGCCGCTCGCACCATCGCCTACCACGCCGAGACGGGGCTGCGCACGGCACAGAACGCGTTGCCGCGCCGCGGGATCGGCGCCCTGGTGCGGCGCCCGCGGCGCCGGCCGCTCGACGAGGGGGTCGTCGAGTACGGCGGCGAGATCGTCCTCGCCCGCGACGCGCGCCCGGACACCGATCCGGGCCTGGTGCTGCGGGTGGCCGCGGCGGCGGCCGGCACCGGGTTGCCCATCGGGGCCGGCACGCTGAGCCGCCTGGCCGCCGTCGCCCCCGAGATGCCGACGCCGTGGCCGCGCGAGGCGCTCGACGACCTGTTGGTGGTGCTGTCGGCCGGCCCCACCACGGTGTCGACCATCGAGGCCCTCGACCGCACCGGTCTGTGGGGCCGGGTGCTGCCGGAGTGGAACGCGATCCGCGACCTGGCCCCCCGCGACGTCTCGCACAAGTACACCGTGGACCGCCACACCGTCGAAACCGCCGTCCAGGCCGCGCCGTTGACCACCAACGTCGCCCGGTCCGACCTGCTGGCGCTCGGCGCGCTGCTGCACGACATCGGCAAGGGTCGCGGCGTGGACCACTGCGTGCTGGGGGCCGACCTGGTGGTCCCAGTCGCCGAGAGGCTGGGCCTGTCACCCCGGGACGTCGACACGCTGTCCGCCATGGTGCGTCATCACCTGCTGTTGCCGGTCACCGCCACGCGCAGCGACCTCAACGACCCCGAGGTGATCAAAGGCGTCTCCGAAGCCCTGGGCGGCGATCCGCAGCTGCTCGAACTGCTGCACGCGCTGGCCGAGGCGGACTCCAAGGCCACCGGCCCGGGGGTGTGGAGCGACTGGAAGGCGTCGCTGGTGGCCGACCTGGTCCGCCGCTGCCGGCTGGTGATGGCGGGCGAGCCGCTGCCGCAAGCCGAACCCACTGCGCCGCACTATCTTTCGCTCGCGGCCGATCACGGGGTGCACGTGGAGCTCACGCCGGGCGGGAGCGAGCGGGTGAACGTGGTGATGCTCGCGCCGGACCAGCGAGGGCTGGTGTCCAAGGCGGCCGCGGTGCTGGCCTTGAACTCGCTGCGGATCCACTCGGCGTCGGCCAACGTCCACGACGACGTCGCGATCGTCGAATTCGTGGCGTCACCGCTGTTCGGCTCGCCCCCCGAGGCGGGCCTGCTGCGCCTGCAGTTCAACGGCGCCCTGAACGGCGACGTCGACGTCATGGGCGCGCTGGAGAAGCGCGACAACGACGCGGTGAGCGCGGGGACCACGCGGGCCGGCGAGGTGCAGGTCGGAGTCCCGGTCACCCGCTCGGTCGCGCCGCCGCGCATCCTGTGGCTGGAGTCTGCCTGCGCCGCCCAGTTGATCCTCGAGGTCCGCGCCACGGACCGGCTGGGCCTGCTCGCGCTGCTGACCCGGGCGCTGGAGCGGGCGGGAGCCGACATCCGGTGGGCGAAGGTCAACACCTTCGGCTCGACGGCGGCCGACGTGTTCTCGGTCACCGTGCCGGCCGGCGACGACGAGCAACGCGCCCGCGAGGCCGTCGAGCAACACCTGCTGGCCGTGCTGGGCGGACCGGCGGTGGAAGTGCTCGAGAAGCCCGTGCAGGAGTAG
- the glnB gene encoding nitrogen regulatory protein P-II, which produces MKLVTAIVKPFTLDDVKTSLEEAGVLGMTVSEIQGYGRQKGHTEVYRGAEYSVDFVPKVRIEVVVDDSIVDKVVDSIVRSARTGKIGDGKVWVSPVETIVRVRTGERGTDAL; this is translated from the coding sequence ATGAAGCTAGTCACCGCGATCGTGAAGCCGTTCACTCTCGACGACGTCAAGACCAGCCTCGAGGAGGCGGGCGTCCTGGGGATGACGGTCAGCGAGATCCAGGGCTACGGGCGGCAGAAGGGCCACACCGAGGTCTACCGGGGTGCGGAGTACTCCGTCGACTTCGTGCCCAAGGTGCGGATCGAGGTCGTCGTCGACGACTCGATCGTCGACAAGGTGGTGGACAGCATCGTCAGATCGGCGCGAACCGGCAAGATCGGCGACGGCAAAGTCTGGGTGAGCCCCGTGGAAACCATCGTGCGGGTGCGCACCGGTGAACGCGGAACCGATGCCCTCTGA